Within the Pseudomonadota bacterium genome, the region CGATCACGGCACAACCAATACCTGGGACTCGATACCCGTTCCCGATGTTTTCAGCGTCGTACCCCGCAGCCCACCCATCGTACGCCGTTCGGGTCGCTTTGGAGTTCTCCGCGCCATAAACCTGATCAAGACTGTTCGAATCATCACTCACAAAAGTTCTCCTTCTCTTCTTCGCCAAAATTATCCAGAAATCGACTCAGGTGCTTGGCTGTTGGCTTGCACGGATTGCCACTAAGCGCAAATTTTCGATTGTCTTCTAACAGCTGTAACAACCACCGCACTGGTTATTACTATTTACTCAGATACTCGTTAAAACTGCTCAAGCGGATTTGCAGTGTACCAGATTAAGTAGCTGATATTACGAGAAAAAAATGCGGACGTTGTATCCATGGGTCGGTCATATTCAGATCACGCGGGACGTGCTGGAAGGTGATCGATTTGGGCCATTGCCCATGGCGTTAGCGGGTATACCAATTGGTTGTCGGTTCAGAGTCGTTCTGCCTCTGCGGTTGGGGTGAGGTGCGCGTGATCGCGAGCTTCACTCAACAGCGCCGAGTGTATTCGCGCGGTGAGAACTGGCAATCTAGTCCGGTCCCAACCATCGATTGACGAGGCCACCGTGGCGACCCGGGCGAAGAACGTGCTTTTTATCATGGCGGACCAGTTGCGCTGGGACTACCTGAGTTGTTACGGCGCCACGCACATCCACACGCCGAACCTGGATCGGCTTGCGGCGCGTGGGGTGCGGTTCGACCGGGCCTATGTGCAGTCGCCGATCTGCGGGCCGAGCCGGATGAGCTACTACACCGGCCGCTACGTGCGCAGCCACGGCTCGACCTGGAATGGCTTTCCGCTGCGGGTCGGCGAGCCGACGATGGGCGACCACCTGCGCGAGCTCGGCGTGGTCAGCACCCTCGTGGGCAAGACCCACATGACGCCGGACCGGGATGGCATGGCGCGGCTTGGCATCGAGCCTGAGAGTGTGATCGGCGCGCGGGTCGCCGAGTGCGGTTTTGAGGTGATGGTGCGCGACGACGGCACCAACCACTCCGACTACCCGGGCCGCTGCGCCGAGGACTACGACGCCTACCTCCGCAGCCACGGAATGGACGGTGATAACCCCTGGGAGGAATGGGCGAATTCGGCCGAGGGGCCGGACGGTGAATTGCTCTCGGGCTGGATGCTGGAGAACGCACCGTACCCGGCGCGTGTGCCGAAGGAACACTCGGAGACCGCCTGGCTGACGACGCGCGGCATCGAGTTCATCGAGGCGCAGGGCGACGCGCCGTGGCTCTGCCACCTCAGCTACATCAAACCGCACTGGCCCTACCTCGTGCCGGCGCCCTACAACGACATGTATTCGGCGGCGGACCTGCCGCCGGTCAACCGCACGCAGGCCGAACGCGAGACCGACCACCCCTTGATGCAGGCCTGGGTCAACATGCGGGTCAGCCACAGCTTCTCACGCGACGCGATCCGCGACACGGTGGCGCCCGTCTACATGGGACTCATCTCGGAGCTCGACGACCAGCTCGGTCGGCTGTTCGACTACCTCGAGGCGAGCGGCCGATTCGAGGACACGATGGTGGTCTTCTGCTCCGATCACGGCGACAACATGGGCGACCACTGGATGGGCGAGAAGGACCTCTTCCACGATTGCTCGGCGCGCGTGCCGATGATCATCTGCGACCCGCGGCCCGAGGCCGACGCGACGCGCGGCACCAGCACGGACCGCCTGGTCGAGGCCATCGACTTGCTGCCGACCTTCATCGATTTCTACGAGGGCACGCAGAAGCCGCACATCACCGAGGGCCGCTCGCTCGAGCCGCTGCTGCACGGCCGCGAGGTCGCCTGGCGGGACCACGTGATTTCGGAGTACGACTACGCCACGCGCGACGCGCGCCGGGCCGTCGGGGTCGACCAGAACGACGCGCGGCTCGCGATGGTGTTCGACGGGCGTTGGAAAGTCATATTCGTCGAGACCATGCGGCCGATCCTCTTCGACCTCGAGACCGACCCGGATGAGACCCACGACCTCGGCGCGGACCCGGCCTACGCTGACCAGATCGCGCGCTTGTCGGCGCTGCACTTCGACTGGGCGCGGCAACACCACAACCGCATCACGCGCAGCAGTGACATCATCGAGGCGATGACCGACGCACGCGAGCCGCCCGGCATCCTGATCGGCTACGCCAATCGGCAGGAGCTCGAGGACGACGGTTTGCCGTTCCCGGACCACGCCTCACAGTAGTTCGCGCGGTTCAACGCGGGCTGCGGTGCGCGCGCACATACAGCGCGCAGCCCACTGCGGCGAGGCCGGCGAGGCAGGGCAGCAGGGTGGCGTATCCGCCGATGCGCCAGACCAGCGCGCCGAGGAAGGGCGCGAGCGCCGAGCCCACGAGGTAGGGCAGCGCGAGGGCGCCGGACTTGGCGCCGAACTGCGCGCCGCCGAGGATGTCACGTGCCACCACCGGGCGCAGGATGCTGACGGTGCCGTAGGCGCCGCCGAACGCGAGGATTGCGAGTCCGAGCAGCACCGGCGCGCCGTTGCTCAATTGCAGCAGCACCACTGACAGGCCGATCGCGAGGCACGCGGTGACCGTGAGCGCGTGGTTCGACACGCGGTTGCCGATCGCAACCATCGCGAGCCGCCCGGCCACCTGCGACGGTCCGATGCACGCGGCCGCGAACACGGCGGCGTCGGCCGACCAGCCGCTCTCCGCGAGAATCGGCAGCAGGTGGTGGAGTGTTGCACCGTGCACCACCGCGAGCAGGCTGAACCCGGCCGCCAACAGCCAGAACGCGGGGCGCTGCAGAAACGGGCGGTCTGTTGTCGTCTCCGGTGGCGCCGCAGACCGCAGGGCGTGGCCGCCGGCCTCGACGCGGCGCGCCCCGGCCCAGAGCATCGGCGCCACCACGGTGATCACGCCGACGGCGAACACCACAGCCGTGGTGCGCCAGCCGTAGGCATTGGAAATCAGGTGGGCGAGCGGGAAGCTCAGCGTGCCGGCGAAACCCGCGAACAGGGTGATCACAACGATGCCGCGTTTGGCCTCGCTGCCGCGCGCGCGGGTCACGAGCGCGAAGCACGGCTCGTACAGGCAGCCCGAGAGGCTCAAGCCGATGACGAGCCAACACGCGTAGAAGGCCGAGAGCGTCGTCACCTGGGACAACACCAGCAGCCCGCAGCCGCCGAGCGCGGCCGAGCACGCCATGAGCTGCGGGCCCCTGCCGCGGTCGATCAGCCGGCCGCTGACCGGCGAGGCCACCCCGGAGGCGAGCACCGCAAGCGCGAGCGCGCCGGTCAGGTCAACCTTCGACCAGCCGAGGTCCGCCTCCCAGCGCAACAGCAGCGCCGGAAACACATAGTACAAACCCGCCCAGACCAGCGTTTCGCCCACGGCCAACAGCAGGATGCCGCGGTCTTTCAGCATGCGATGCCGTGTGTCGCAGCCGCCAGGGCGCGCGTGCTGTTGGGGTGCTGCAGCGGACATGCAAGCGCTTGCAAGTCGGTGCCCGTGACCGCAGCTGTGGTTTCCCGTGAAATCATGAACACCTTCATTGTCTGTGTTGCTACGGCTTGGCGCCTGTGCATGTTGCAGTGCAACCTGAAACGATCCAGGCTTGCATACTGCACCCTGGAGGTCACAAAACCCGCGTCATCGGCTGCCGGTGGCCGGTTGTGCAAACACCACGAAGTTGTCGCGAGGCGACCTGCCAGCGCACCAATTGCGGCCTCCGTCTGGATTCAGTTTGACTCCCCCGGTGGTGCCAACGAGGCTGTGCGGCCGATTATCAAGGAGTGACGGACCATGGCAATCAAGCCCCCGTTTACCGATTTGCAGATCGTGCGATCGACAACCGGGTTCTACCAGGGCCACTCGATCGAGATCGCCTTGTTGAGCAAGGCCATCATGATCGGCCTCGTGCTCTGGGCGCTGATCTCGCCGGGCAACGCCAACAGCGTGCTGGGCGCCCTGAACTGGAGTCTACTCGAAGGCTTCAACACCTTTTACATTCTCATCGTCGGCAGCTTCATCTTCTTTCTGGTGGTGCTGGCGGTGTTGCCGCAAACGGGCAAACGCCAGCTTGGCCCGCCGGGCGAGAAGCCCGAGTTCTCCGACTTCTCCTGGTTCTCGATGATGTTCGGCGCCGGCCTCGGTGTCGGTCTGATGGTGTTCGCCACTGCCGAGCCGCTTGGCCTCTGGGGCTCGAACCCGGTGGTGCTCTCCGGTGCCGTTGACGCCAACTCCGAGGCTGCGCTGGAGTCGGCCTACCGCTACACCTACCTGCACTACGGTTTCCACGCCTGGGCCATCTACGTGGTCACCGGCCTGTCGCTCGCCTACTACGCCTACACGCGCGACATGCCGCTGACCATCCGCTCGGCGCTGACGCCGCTGTTCGGCCGTTTCCTCAACGGCTTCCTCGGCCACATCGTCGACGTGCTCGGCGTGGTCGCGACCATCCTCGGCGTGTCGGTGACCATCGGCTACGGTGTCTCGCAGTTCATCGACGGCCTCTACGCCATCACCGGCATGGACTGGATCATGAACCTCAGCGGCGAGACCCCGGCGCCAAGCACGGTCGGCCTGCTTGCGGGCCTCTTCGTGATCATGGGCCTCTCGATCATCTCGGCGGTCTCGGGTGTCGGGCGCGGGGTCAAGTACCTCTCCAACCTGAACCTCGTGCTCTCCTTGATCCTGCTGATGACCTTCGTGGTGTTCGGCTCCTTTGTCTTCGCGATGAGCACCTACGTCACGGCCTTCATCGACTACATGGTCAACTTCTTCGGCCTGAGCTTCCTCGCCTACAGCCCGCAGTCGGCGACCGATTTTGCCAGCGCCTTGCCGGCCGACGCGGCACCCTACGCCGACGCCTTGCGCGGTGGTGCAACCAACGCCTGGGGCTCCTTTGACGGCTTCACCTCGGGGCTCGAAGGCGAGGCAGCAGCGCTCTCGGGTGACGCCCTGCAAGCCGCCTATGCCGCGGGCGAGCCGGGCCGGCAGTTCGGCTGGCAGGCCGGCTGGACCACCTTCTACTGGGCCTGGTGGATCGCGTTCTCGCCCTTCGTCGGCTTGTTCCTCGCGCGCATCTCCAAGGGCCGCACGGTGCGCGAGTTCATCGTCGGCTGCGTGTTCGCCCCGGCGCTGGTCTGCTTCGCCTGGATGACCATCCTCGGCGGCACCGCGATTGACCTCGAGCTGAACGGCGGCGCCGAAGGCGTGATCATCGGCGCGTCGAACACCGCAAAGCTCTTCGTCACCCTCGGGCAGATGCTCGACGGCGGCCTGCTGACCGGCATCTCCGTCATGTGCGTTGTGCTGATCCTGACCTTCCTCGTGACCTCGGCCGACTCGGGCATTCTCGTCATGAACACCATCATGTCGGGCGGTGACCAGGACGTCGGCAACAAGCACAAGGTGGTCTGGGGCGTGATCCTGACCGCGGTCATCGGCTCGTTGATCGTCGCCGCCGGCGAGACCAACCCGATGGACGCGCTGCGCAACGCCATGATCATCGGCGCGCTGCCGTTCACCATGGTGATGGGCCTGATGTGCCTCTCGCTCGCGAAGGCGCTCTACCGCGACGGGCTGCGTCGCCAGGGCTGAGGCCCGCCGCTGTACGCCCCCGCCACACGGGCGGGGGACTCATCTGCCGCCAGGCTGGCGGCGTTTGGGTGGTGCGCAGCACAGGCTGTCTCCGGCGAACGTGCTGAAGGGCGCCTTGTGCAAAGTGCCGAGCGTGTTCGTGGTGATCTCCGCGTGCACGACTGCCTGTGATGACGCCCATGCTCGCCGGCAGCCGTGACGTCCTCGAGCGACCTGCAGAGCGGCTGGCTGATGCGCCCCTTCGACACCGCACTCACGCCGCGCTGCGCGTACCTTCTGGTCGCCGAGGCGACCCCAGGCGGTTAGCCGCGTGTCACTCGGGCAGGTAGCGCGTTGACCAGCGCTCGGCCGCGTCACCGTTGTCGAGCATTGCGTAGATCTCGGTGTCATCGAACCCGATGCGTGCCAGCACGGCACGGGTGTGTTCGCCGTAGCGCGGCATGGGGCCGGGCACCGTGATGGTGGCGGTGCCCGGCCGCACCGCGTTCGGGGCGACCAGGTCCACCCAGCGACCCATCGGGTGCTGGTCGTGGCGGATCACGCGGAAGGTGTCGCGGCGGAGGTCGACATCGCCTGTGCTCTCGCACTGCACGCTGTCGTCGCGGGTGCGGTGCAGCGAGCCGAGTGGCACCACGCCGACGGACGTGCCCGCAAAAGCGGCCGTCCAGTGGGCGATCGGTTGGGTGGCGAAGCGCGCGGCGAGCGCGTCGGTCAGATCGGCCTCGGGCTGCCCGGCGAGGTCGGCCAGCGCCGGCACCGCCCGCAACGCATCGTGCCGTGCGGTGGGCGCGGCGAAGAACAGCCAGCTGTCGGCCGCCTCGTAGCAGTGGTAGAACGGGCCCCAGCCGTGCACGGTGCGGCCCGCGGGTTCGTTGAAGGGGCCGCGGTTGTCAAAGTCCACCATGAACTGCGCCTGGATCAGCTCGCCGGCGGCGGCGAGCGAGGCGCGCGCGATGCCGCCTTTGCCGGTGGTGCGCAGGCGCTCGCGGGCGGCGCCGAGCGCGACGCAGGCGCAGTAGCCGGTCAGCACATCGATGGTGCCGAAGTGTGCGTGTTCTTCGGGCGTGTCGGGGCCGCCGCCGAAGCGCGTCATGACGCCGGTGGCGGCCTGCGCGAGGTCGTCGTAGCCGAGGTGGTCGGACTTCGGCCCGCGCCGCGGCCCGCCGAAGGCGTCAAGTTGCACCAGGATCAGCCGCGGGTTGACCTCGGCGAGCCGCGCCTCGGTCAGGCCGAGCGCGTCGCGTTGCTGGTCGGTGCCGTTCATCGTCACCACGTCGACATCGCTGACCAGCCGCCAGAACGCCTCTCGACCGGCGTCGGTGCGGAGGTTGAGCAGGACGCTCTCCTTGCCGCGTTGCGCGTGCAGGCCGAAGACCACGGCGTTCCACGGGTCCACCGAGGGTGTCACCGGTTGCACCAGTGTGACCGTCGCGCCAAAGCGCACCAGCGTCGAGCCGATGGTCGGCCCGGCGATGACGTTGGTGAGGTCGAGCACGCGCAGGCCATCGAGCCAGCCGCCGCTCTGGTCGGTCGTGTCGTGGCTGTCATCGTCGCCATGGCGTGGCGGCTCGGCCAACAGCGCGTCGAGCGTGCCACGCAGGCTGTCGGGTACCGGGCCTGCTGTTTTCTCGGTGGCGTCGGTGTCGCCGACCAGCCAGGCGACGTTGCCGAGTTGCTGCATGCGGCCGTGCCGTGGGTCGTCCACCGACAGCACCAGCCCAGAGGCGGCCGCGTGCGGATCGTGCAGCCACTCGGCGGTGCTGCGTTGTGCGGTGGCCGGGGCCTTGGCCGCACCGAACAGGGCCTCCCATTCGGCACTCGGCCGCGTCAGGAAAGCCGCCTTCATCGCCGTGCTGAGGCGCGCGCGGTCGGCGTCGCCCACCGGGTAGTTGCGCAGCGACCAGCTGGCCGGCCAGTCGGCCTGGTCGAGGTAGGCGTCGAAGTCGGGCAAACCGTCGAGCAGCGCCTCGAGCCCGAGCGTCCGCAACACCCGCGCGGGGTGGGTCGCGATCGAGCCGGCCACCACGTAGAAGCCGCGGCCGTCGGCGCAGGTGTAGGTGCGGTAAAAGGGGTCGAGGAACTCCGAGAGCGCGTCGAAGCTGAGGTCGTTCGGCAGGCCGGCGGCAGCGCGCCGCTCGAGCTCGACCTCGCGCGGGGACTTGTAGCGGGCCGGGTAGTCTTCGATCTGCTCGCAGTTGTACACCAGCCCCTCGAGCAGCGCC harbors:
- a CDS encoding class I SAM-dependent methyltransferase, coding for MSDDSNSLDQVYGAENSKATRTAYDGWAAGYDAENIGNGYRVPGIGCAVIARHVEPNGEPLFDAACGTGIIGGILELLGYQSIVGSDISPAMLEH
- a CDS encoding alkaline phosphatase family protein translates to MATRAKNVLFIMADQLRWDYLSCYGATHIHTPNLDRLAARGVRFDRAYVQSPICGPSRMSYYTGRYVRSHGSTWNGFPLRVGEPTMGDHLRELGVVSTLVGKTHMTPDRDGMARLGIEPESVIGARVAECGFEVMVRDDGTNHSDYPGRCAEDYDAYLRSHGMDGDNPWEEWANSAEGPDGELLSGWMLENAPYPARVPKEHSETAWLTTRGIEFIEAQGDAPWLCHLSYIKPHWPYLVPAPYNDMYSAADLPPVNRTQAERETDHPLMQAWVNMRVSHSFSRDAIRDTVAPVYMGLISELDDQLGRLFDYLEASGRFEDTMVVFCSDHGDNMGDHWMGEKDLFHDCSARVPMIICDPRPEADATRGTSTDRLVEAIDLLPTFIDFYEGTQKPHITEGRSLEPLLHGREVAWRDHVISEYDYATRDARRAVGVDQNDARLAMVFDGRWKVIFVETMRPILFDLETDPDETHDLGADPAYADQIARLSALHFDWARQHHNRITRSSDIIEAMTDAREPPGILIGYANRQELEDDGLPFPDHASQ
- a CDS encoding MFS transporter, giving the protein MLKDRGILLLAVGETLVWAGLYYVFPALLLRWEADLGWSKVDLTGALALAVLASGVASPVSGRLIDRGRGPQLMACSAALGGCGLLVLSQVTTLSAFYACWLVIGLSLSGCLYEPCFALVTRARGSEAKRGIVVITLFAGFAGTLSFPLAHLISNAYGWRTTAVVFAVGVITVVAPMLWAGARRVEAGGHALRSAAPPETTTDRPFLQRPAFWLLAAGFSLLAVVHGATLHHLLPILAESGWSADAAVFAAACIGPSQVAGRLAMVAIGNRVSNHALTVTACLAIGLSVVLLQLSNGAPVLLGLAILAFGGAYGTVSILRPVVARDILGGAQFGAKSGALALPYLVGSALAPFLGALVWRIGGYATLLPCLAGLAAVGCALYVRAHRSPR
- a CDS encoding BCCT family transporter, encoding MAIKPPFTDLQIVRSTTGFYQGHSIEIALLSKAIMIGLVLWALISPGNANSVLGALNWSLLEGFNTFYILIVGSFIFFLVVLAVLPQTGKRQLGPPGEKPEFSDFSWFSMMFGAGLGVGLMVFATAEPLGLWGSNPVVLSGAVDANSEAALESAYRYTYLHYGFHAWAIYVVTGLSLAYYAYTRDMPLTIRSALTPLFGRFLNGFLGHIVDVLGVVATILGVSVTIGYGVSQFIDGLYAITGMDWIMNLSGETPAPSTVGLLAGLFVIMGLSIISAVSGVGRGVKYLSNLNLVLSLILLMTFVVFGSFVFAMSTYVTAFIDYMVNFFGLSFLAYSPQSATDFASALPADAAPYADALRGGATNAWGSFDGFTSGLEGEAAALSGDALQAAYAAGEPGRQFGWQAGWTTFYWAWWIAFSPFVGLFLARISKGRTVREFIVGCVFAPALVCFAWMTILGGTAIDLELNGGAEGVIIGASNTAKLFVTLGQMLDGGLLTGISVMCVVLILTFLVTSADSGILVMNTIMSGGDQDVGNKHKVVWGVILTAVIGSLIVAAGETNPMDALRNAMIIGALPFTMVMGLMCLSLAKALYRDGLRRQG
- a CDS encoding CoA transferase yields the protein MTQRPLSHVRVLDLGHYLAGPLVGMMLADLGAEVIRIDPPGGPRWRDPAADMLARGKRALTLDLKSDPDRATALALVERADVVIDNFRPGVMARLGLDPAALRRHNPRIVSLSLPGFASADPVHRDLAAWEAVIAARTGQFTDMGLNRRLMGINPSFTPLGLASAYGASFGAMAVLFTLGARDRLGGEHIEVPLASALLEGLVYNCEQIEDYPARYKSPREVELERRAAAGLPNDLSFDALSEFLDPFYRTYTCADGRGFYVVAGSIATHPARVLRTLGLEALLDGLPDFDAYLDQADWPASWSLRNYPVGDADRARLSTAMKAAFLTRPSAEWEALFGAAKAPATAQRSTAEWLHDPHAAASGLVLSVDDPRHGRMQQLGNVAWLVGDTDATEKTAGPVPDSLRGTLDALLAEPPRHGDDDSHDTTDQSGGWLDGLRVLDLTNVIAGPTIGSTLVRFGATVTLVQPVTPSVDPWNAVVFGLHAQRGKESVLLNLRTDAGREAFWRLVSDVDVVTMNGTDQQRDALGLTEARLAEVNPRLILVQLDAFGGPRRGPKSDHLGYDDLAQAATGVMTRFGGGPDTPEEHAHFGTIDVLTGYCACVALGAARERLRTTGKGGIARASLAAAGELIQAQFMVDFDNRGPFNEPAGRTVHGWGPFYHCYEAADSWLFFAAPTARHDALRAVPALADLAGQPEADLTDALAARFATQPIAHWTAAFAGTSVGVVPLGSLHRTRDDSVQCESTGDVDLRRDTFRVIRHDQHPMGRWVDLVAPNAVRPGTATITVPGPMPRYGEHTRAVLARIGFDDTEIYAMLDNGDAAERWSTRYLPE